In Paenibacillus ihbetae, the following are encoded in one genomic region:
- a CDS encoding ABC transporter permease, which translates to MNAYWKRAFPIYFMILPGLLFFIIFKYIPMIGISIAFIDYSPFKGITGSEWVGLHYFRRLFAEGDFLVLLKNTLLLNLLDVLFFFPAPILVALLLNEVRVKRFKTVVQTILYAPNFISWVVIVGITILLFATGSGGVNQILEHWGLGPIELMTDPQYFRWVWLLQNIWQGAGWGAIIFLAALSAIDPTLYEASMMDGANRWRQVWHITLPGLRNVIVIMFILRFGHIMDLGFEHIFLLQNPLNQDVSEVFETFIYKTGLIQGDYSYSTAVGLFKSVIGLMMVWFVNRLAKRMGQEGVF; encoded by the coding sequence ATGAATGCGTACTGGAAGAGAGCATTTCCGATCTATTTCATGATCTTGCCGGGCCTTCTCTTTTTTATCATATTTAAGTATATCCCGATGATCGGGATTTCTATTGCATTTATTGATTATAGCCCGTTCAAAGGGATAACGGGAAGCGAGTGGGTAGGACTTCATTATTTTCGCAGATTATTTGCTGAAGGCGATTTCCTGGTGCTGCTCAAAAATACGCTTCTGCTCAATCTGCTCGATGTCTTGTTCTTTTTTCCAGCTCCCATTCTAGTTGCCTTGCTGCTTAATGAGGTTAGAGTGAAGCGCTTCAAGACGGTTGTTCAAACCATTCTGTATGCCCCTAATTTTATTTCCTGGGTCGTGATCGTCGGTATTACCATTCTGCTATTTGCCACCGGCTCCGGAGGGGTCAATCAGATTCTGGAACATTGGGGGCTCGGTCCGATAGAACTGATGACGGATCCCCAATACTTTCGGTGGGTCTGGCTGCTGCAGAATATTTGGCAAGGTGCGGGCTGGGGCGCGATTATTTTTCTCGCTGCTTTGTCGGCCATTGACCCGACCTTGTATGAGGCGTCAATGATGGATGGGGCAAACCGCTGGCGCCAGGTCTGGCATATTACGCTCCCCGGCTTGCGAAATGTTATCGTCATCATGTTCATCTTACGGTTCGGCCATATTATGGATCTCGGTTTCGAGCATATTTTCTTACTTCAGAATCCATTGAATCAAGACGTATCCGAAGTGTTTGAGACGTTTATATACAAAACGGGCCTGATCCAAGGCGACTACAGTTACTCTACAGCAGTCGGATTATTTAAATCGGTCATCGGATTGATGATGGTATGGTTCGTCAACCGGCTGGCCAAGCGGATGGGGCAGGAGGGAGTTTTTTGA
- a CDS encoding extracellular solute-binding protein, with protein sequence MLSMIMIVSVVLGLIVGCTPTGQQDAGTASGDNGDKDKKIKIDMMIASWKGGGWPDNNHPIIKHINEKFNVDLQIQWVPNANFAEKLNVIAASGKLPDVIRMDSPSLYLKWVEQGVFLDLKPHLAEYSNLQSIAKPEEWALLNPKDQIFGIPIYATAQNTIYVREDWLAKLDIPIPTAEEFTIDKFYEIAKAFTTQDPDGNGKNDTYGFSALGNSSLLGIPELFAAFGLANGWKEEGGRLIPMQIQSDEWKAFLSFMSRAYKEGVLDKDFITNTNFNEKYAQGKVGFADMHYQFSQQTNQQLQTIAPGAKFVELAPPMGNDGSRGNSTPTSGTIKVVLSKDVDNEKRDRILQLFDWWVSPEGEDILKNGIENIHYKKNSSGAYEMTDELKAEGEGRQSLLWNWVLRNNNNTFNTYKWSDPTWAKEMEQSIHNAGKYPYKNASDAYIFSSKTYLEKGASLNESFHKTVIEIIAGKKPIESIDHAIAEWKSNGGDKIVEEVNAAFTASK encoded by the coding sequence ATGCTATCCATGATCATGATTGTGAGCGTCGTATTAGGGTTGATAGTTGGATGTACACCGACGGGGCAACAGGATGCCGGCACGGCTTCCGGAGATAACGGAGACAAGGACAAGAAGATCAAAATTGATATGATGATCGCTTCTTGGAAAGGCGGGGGCTGGCCGGATAACAACCATCCGATTATTAAGCATATCAATGAAAAATTTAATGTGGATTTGCAAATTCAGTGGGTACCGAATGCAAATTTTGCCGAGAAGTTGAACGTGATCGCTGCATCCGGCAAGCTGCCGGACGTCATACGGATGGATAGTCCAAGCCTGTACTTGAAGTGGGTAGAACAGGGAGTATTCCTGGATTTAAAGCCCCATTTAGCCGAGTATTCAAATTTGCAAAGCATCGCTAAACCAGAGGAATGGGCTTTGCTGAACCCGAAGGATCAGATTTTCGGCATTCCGATATACGCCACAGCTCAGAATACCATTTACGTAAGGGAGGACTGGCTTGCTAAACTGGACATCCCTATACCGACCGCAGAAGAATTTACGATCGATAAATTTTATGAAATCGCCAAGGCGTTCACCACTCAAGATCCGGACGGCAACGGAAAGAATGATACCTATGGGTTTTCAGCGCTCGGTAATTCGAGTCTTCTTGGCATTCCGGAGTTGTTCGCGGCATTCGGACTGGCGAATGGCTGGAAGGAAGAGGGCGGCCGGCTGATTCCAATGCAAATACAGTCGGATGAATGGAAGGCGTTCCTGTCCTTTATGAGTCGTGCATATAAGGAAGGCGTACTTGACAAGGACTTCATTACCAACACAAATTTCAACGAAAAATATGCGCAAGGTAAAGTAGGTTTTGCCGACATGCATTATCAGTTCAGCCAGCAAACGAACCAACAGCTGCAGACCATTGCCCCTGGTGCCAAATTTGTGGAGCTTGCCCCGCCGATGGGAAATGACGGGTCAAGGGGCAATTCAACGCCAACGAGCGGAACGATAAAGGTCGTGTTAAGCAAGGACGTGGATAACGAGAAGCGGGATCGCATCCTGCAGCTGTTTGATTGGTGGGTATCTCCAGAAGGTGAAGACATCCTAAAGAACGGGATTGAAAATATTCATTACAAGAAAAACAGCAGCGGAGCCTATGAGATGACCGATGAGTTGAAGGCTGAAGGCGAAGGGCGCCAAAGCCTCTTATGGAACTGGGTATTGCGGAACAACAATAATACGTTTAACACGTATAAATGGAGTGATCCTACTTGGGCAAAGGAAATGGAGCAGTCCATTCATAATGCCGGCAAATATCCATATAAGAACGCGTCGGATGCCTACATATTCTCGTCAAAAACCTATCTGGAGAAGGGGGCGTCATTGAATGAAAGCTTCCACAAAACCGTGATCGAAATCATCGCAGGGAAGAAGCCGATCGAGAGCATCGATCATGCGATTGCGGAGTGGAAGAGTAACGGCGGAGATAAGATCGTAGAAGAAGTGAATGCCGCGTTTACGGCGAGCAAATAA
- a CDS encoding sensor histidine kinase, with the protein MKWRNWHYRFSFKTKILGLVLSVSIISISLMAMFTSYYYTESAKNDFYMIAQDSTARMNHQLDRYFTQMAQSTYASIAGPLPSNSMLGDNPESGLLQKWLISGHMFSREQEALVEGIMSKYIAINYSNVLGIVLRSIDNRLIYSKDHSLSHPMIDYSPWLSSPLADRLTIVPSHYRPQDTLMAAYPFITLSVPVFNPNSLKLIGNLNIALSMTEIEDILGQTRLGKTGFFFIVDSNGKIVYHPDVALAGRRVEDTVIRALPVGGHGTVVKRNGEKILMSSNRSDLTGWILVASVPVREMASGLDFARKATMYVMSGIIVISLFLIPRMVDQVVRPILRLRNLMKQVENGDTSVRAEVITGKDEIQQLNGSFNQMTSRLNELIHTVHRLEINEMQLQLRQRDAHIRALQNQINPHLLYNTLEIIKSIAFIEKVPTIEKMVTSLAAVYRYSSKMPGAEVLLRDELKNLQHYLEIIHIRFDHFHSSISVDEACMDCRVIKLSLQPIVENSVKYAVEPKNGNARITITAYEHNGDLIIDISDNGNGFPEEDLARITHGMKLVEQHSEPAEEESVGIINVHSRMALKYGSPYGVSVHSFPGKGSKVSLRFPKKINS; encoded by the coding sequence ATGAAATGGCGCAACTGGCATTATCGATTCTCATTCAAAACGAAAATCCTCGGGCTGGTATTGTCCGTTAGCATAATATCCATTTCACTGATGGCGATGTTCACATCCTATTATTATACCGAATCAGCTAAAAATGATTTCTACATGATTGCCCAGGATTCTACGGCGAGAATGAACCATCAGCTTGACCGGTATTTCACGCAAATGGCCCAATCGACATATGCATCCATTGCCGGTCCACTACCTTCGAATTCGATGCTTGGCGACAATCCGGAAAGCGGGCTGCTGCAGAAATGGCTGATTAGCGGTCACATGTTCAGTCGGGAGCAGGAGGCACTGGTCGAAGGGATCATGTCAAAGTATATTGCGATTAATTACTCAAATGTACTGGGGATTGTCCTCCGTTCGATAGACAACCGCCTGATCTATTCAAAGGACCATTCGTTAAGTCATCCCATGATCGACTACTCACCTTGGCTAAGCAGTCCGTTGGCCGATAGATTAACCATCGTTCCCTCTCATTATCGTCCTCAAGATACGCTCATGGCTGCGTACCCTTTTATTACACTGAGCGTCCCCGTCTTTAATCCCAATTCACTTAAGCTCATCGGTAATTTGAATATCGCCTTATCCATGACTGAAATCGAGGACATTCTTGGACAGACGAGACTCGGTAAAACCGGATTCTTTTTTATTGTCGATTCCAATGGGAAGATCGTTTATCATCCGGACGTTGCCTTGGCAGGACGCCGTGTTGAGGACACCGTGATTAGAGCCCTCCCGGTTGGAGGACATGGAACCGTCGTCAAACGTAACGGGGAGAAAATTCTGATGTCTAGCAACCGTTCGGATCTGACAGGCTGGATTCTGGTTGCTTCTGTACCTGTGCGCGAGATGGCGAGCGGTCTGGACTTTGCGCGCAAGGCAACGATGTATGTGATGAGCGGCATAATTGTTATTTCCCTGTTCTTAATACCTCGAATGGTCGACCAAGTAGTGCGTCCCATTCTTCGGCTGCGGAATCTGATGAAACAGGTGGAGAACGGTGACACAAGCGTCAGAGCTGAGGTGATTACCGGCAAGGACGAGATTCAGCAGCTCAACGGAAGCTTTAATCAGATGACGTCCAGGCTTAACGAACTCATCCACACGGTCCATCGTCTGGAGATCAACGAGATGCAGCTTCAGCTCAGGCAAAGGGATGCGCATATTCGGGCGTTGCAGAATCAAATCAACCCTCATTTACTCTACAATACCCTGGAAATTATCAAGAGCATTGCTTTTATAGAAAAGGTGCCCACGATTGAGAAAATGGTGACCAGTCTCGCAGCGGTATACCGATATTCATCAAAAATGCCCGGGGCCGAAGTGCTGCTAAGGGATGAGCTGAAAAACCTGCAGCATTATTTGGAAATCATACATATTCGATTTGATCATTTTCATAGCAGCATATCGGTGGATGAGGCTTGTATGGATTGCCGCGTGATCAAGCTATCCCTGCAGCCGATCGTCGAGAACAGCGTAAAGTATGCCGTAGAACCCAAAAACGGAAATGCTCGAATCACGATTACGGCATATGAGCATAATGGAGACCTTATCATTGATATTTCGGATAACGGGAACGGGTTTCCTGAAGAAGACCTTGCTCGGATTACTCATGGAATGAAGCTTGTGGAGCAGCACTCTGAGCCTGCCGAAGAGGAATCGGTTGGTATCATCAACGTCCATTCCAGAATGGCATTAAAATATGGCTCACCCTATGGCGTGAGTGTGCACTCATTCCCGGGAAAAGGGAGCAAAGTGTCGCTTCGATTCCCAAAAAAGATAAATTCATGA
- a CDS encoding response regulator, with amino-acid sequence MYTVLIAENEPWVLKGIVQMVKAAGAEFQVVGECSNGNEAWSLIQEVWPMLLITDIMMPELDGLSLIKRIAEHRIPMVSVIISGYDNFQYAQKAMSYGVSEYLLKPLEFEMLTEALNRSKDKLESLKDLNNYIVKFQCLLENSQGLPLDTIMQKQRQLIQSILRLQALNNNARVGLLNIMDNRMKNLLNEFGIEFRNVPKTKYGDDASILKYYMAMLEKWYLEYPGKIKSSMPDAIARSCRYIEENFKKNLSLTEMANLTNFSVSHFSMLFKEHTGSSFVSYVNRLRVDEAKQLLRTSTYAVSDIADIVGYASGPYFTRVFKAHTGVSPLEYRRRMGS; translated from the coding sequence ATGTACACCGTTCTGATCGCCGAGAATGAACCATGGGTGTTGAAAGGAATCGTCCAGATGGTGAAAGCTGCCGGGGCGGAATTCCAGGTTGTTGGGGAATGCAGCAATGGCAATGAAGCGTGGAGTTTGATTCAAGAAGTGTGGCCCATGCTCCTGATCACGGATATCATGATGCCGGAGCTGGACGGGTTATCATTGATTAAAAGAATCGCCGAGCATCGGATTCCCATGGTATCCGTCATAATCAGCGGTTATGACAATTTTCAATATGCACAAAAAGCCATGAGCTATGGTGTTTCGGAATATTTACTGAAGCCGCTCGAATTTGAAATGCTGACTGAAGCGTTAAATCGATCCAAGGATAAGCTGGAGTCGTTAAAGGATCTGAACAACTATATCGTCAAGTTCCAGTGTCTATTGGAAAACAGTCAGGGCTTGCCGCTCGATACGATCATGCAGAAGCAGAGGCAATTGATTCAATCGATCTTAAGGTTGCAAGCTCTGAACAACAATGCCCGGGTCGGGCTGCTGAATATAATGGACAATAGAATGAAGAACCTGCTTAATGAGTTTGGCATTGAATTCAGGAATGTCCCAAAAACCAAGTACGGGGATGACGCCTCCATCTTGAAATACTATATGGCTATGCTGGAAAAATGGTATCTTGAGTATCCAGGCAAGATAAAATCGAGTATGCCCGACGCTATCGCCCGGTCATGTCGGTATATCGAGGAAAATTTCAAAAAGAACCTGTCGCTCACGGAAATGGCGAATCTAACCAATTTCAGCGTCTCCCATTTCAGTATGTTGTTTAAAGAACATACGGGCAGTTCATTTGTCAGCTATGTGAACCGATTGCGTGTTGATGAAGCCAAGCAACTTCTGAGGACAAGCACCTACGCTGTATCTGACATTGCGGACATTGTCGGGTACGCTTCCGGTCCGTATTTTACGCGAGTGTTCAAAGCACATACCGGCGTGTCGCCCTTGGAATACAGAAGGAGGATGGGGTCATGA
- a CDS encoding EutP/PduV family microcompartment system protein, with the protein MNKILIMGSVASGKTTLARRLSEQLHIPWFELDAIVHHQTSTGRYKRTEEEQIEVRHSEKLIRLRDNDSLNIW; encoded by the coding sequence ATGAACAAAATCCTCATTATGGGTAGCGTTGCCAGCGGTAAGACAACATTGGCAAGACGTTTATCCGAACAGCTGCATATTCCTTGGTTTGAACTCGATGCCATTGTCCATCACCAAACATCGACTGGACGATATAAACGAACAGAGGAAGAGCAAATTGAAGTTCGACACAGTGAAAAACTCATCAGGTTAAGAGATAATGACAGCCTGAACATTTGGTAG
- a CDS encoding ABC transporter permease produces the protein MKTAAFSARNRKEMIRDPLNMAFGIGFPLVILLLLTTLQSNIQVELFAIDQLVPGVAVFGLSFISLFSGMLIAKDRSTSFLMRLFTAPLTAPDYILGYTLPLIPMAILKITITFIAAAFLGLVIHFNVLLTIVVLIPVAILFIGIGLLAGSLFNDKLVGGVCGALLTNLSAWLSGTWFDLHLVGGWFKAIAYMLPFAHAVDAGRAAISGDYALILPHLWWVIGYAVAVLIVAIFVFRKQMSSDND, from the coding sequence ATGAAGACAGCAGCATTTTCCGCACGAAACCGGAAAGAAATGATTCGGGATCCGTTGAATATGGCTTTCGGTATTGGCTTTCCGTTAGTCATTTTGCTGCTCTTAACGACGCTGCAATCGAATATACAAGTTGAATTATTCGCTATCGATCAGCTGGTTCCGGGAGTCGCCGTATTCGGATTATCGTTCATCTCGCTTTTTTCGGGAATGCTCATAGCTAAGGACAGGAGCACTTCATTTTTAATGAGATTATTTACGGCTCCATTAACGGCTCCGGATTATATCTTGGGGTACACCTTACCTTTAATCCCGATGGCGATTCTTAAAATAACGATAACCTTTATCGCGGCAGCCTTCTTGGGACTGGTGATCCATTTCAATGTTCTGCTGACCATAGTGGTGCTTATTCCGGTAGCCATATTATTTATCGGCATTGGGCTGCTGGCTGGAAGCCTGTTTAACGATAAGCTCGTCGGGGGCGTGTGCGGAGCTTTATTGACGAATCTCAGCGCATGGCTGAGCGGGACATGGTTTGATCTTCATCTGGTGGGCGGTTGGTTTAAGGCGATTGCCTACATGCTTCCTTTTGCCCATGCGGTTGACGCGGGAAGGGCAGCCATTTCGGGAGATTATGCATTGATTTTGCCTCATCTTTGGTGGGTGATCGGGTATGCGGTTGCCGTGCTGATTGTAGCGATCTTTGTATTCAGGAAGCAAATGAGCAGTGATAACGATTAG